CCGGCCCGCTTGATCACGACGAAGTCCCCTGCGCGGAAGTCCTTGCGGGCTATCTCGTCGAAATTGTGCAGCGTGGCGAGCTTGACCGTCACTCCACCCACCTGCACCGGGGCCAGACGGGCAAAGGGGTTGAGCGTGCCCGTGCGGCCGACGTTTATGTCGATCTTCTCCAGCCGGGTGACCGCCGTCTCCGGCGCGAACTTGTAGGCAATGGCCCAGCGCGGCTCGCGCTCGCCACGGACGCCCACTTCCTCCCACAGGGCGCGCTCGTCCAGCTTGATGACGACGCCGTCCACGCCGTAGCCGAGCTCGCCTCGGCGCTCCTCGACGTCGCGCGCGAACGACAGCGCCGCCGCCAGCGTCTTGCAGCGCCGACGATCCGGATTGACCGGGAACCCCAGGGACACGAGCAGCTCCAGCGTCTCCCACTGGCTCGCGCGCGGCGGAGCCTCCGTTTCGGCCGGGTCCGGCGCCAGCTGAAAGCTGTAGAAACGGAGCGGTCGCCCGGCGGTGAGGCGCGGGTCCAACTGGCGCAGGCTTCCCGCGGCCGCGTTGCGGGGGTTCGCCAGCACCGGCTCCCCGCGCTCTTCCCGGTAGGCGTTCAGCGCGTCGAACTCGGCCGTCGGAATGTAGACCTCGCCGCGCACCTCGAAGCGCCTGGGCAGCGAAGAGGGAAGGTTGGCCAGCTCGAGCGGCACGTCGCGGACGGTGCGCAGGTTGTGGGTCACGTCCTCGCCGGTGCGTCCGTTGCCGCGGGTCGCCCCGCGCACCAACTCGCCGTCCTCGTAGAGCAGCGCCACGGCGGCGCCGTCGATCTTCATCTCGGCGACGTAGGGGCCGGTCCCGGCCTCCGCCGCTATCCGTTCGTTGCTCTCCTGCCAGGCGAGCAGATCCGCTTCGTCGAACGCGTTGGCCAGCGACAGCATGGGGTTCAGGTGGCGCACCTTGGTCAGCCCCGAGACCGGCTCGGCGCCGACGCGGACGGTGGGCGAGTCGGACGTGCGAATCTCGGGGTGCCGTTCCTCGATGTCCGCCAGCTCGCGATACAGGAGATCGTACTCGGCGTCGGTCAGGGTGGGGGCGTCGGCGAGGTAGTACTCGCGCGAGGCCTGGTTCAGGACCTTCCGGAGGGCCGCGGCGCGCGCCCCGGGATCGGCTGGGTCGGCCCGCCCAACCAGGGCCGCGATACGCGCGGCCGATGCCTCCGTCACGCGCCGAGCGGGGCTGGTCCGACCACCTCGGACGCGCGCACGATCCGGTCGCGCCCTCCTTCCTTGGCCGCGTAGAGCGCGCGGTCCGCGGCCTCGATCAGGGTGCGGGCGTCGGTCACGTTGCGCGCCGGCCAGGACGCGATGCCTCCCGAGATGGTCATGCTGATCGAAGGCTGGCCGTCGAGGGGGAACGTCGCCCCGGCGACGGCCGCTCGTACGCGCTCGGCGAACACCGCCGCGTCGTGCAACTCGGTGCCGGGAAGCACCGCGATGAACTCCTCGCCCCCGTATCGACCCAGCACGTCGACCTCGCGCGCCGTTTCGCGGAGAATGTCGGACACGGCCCGGAGGACGGAATCTCCGGCCTGGTGGCCGTACCTGTCGTTCACCGACTTGAACCGATCCAGGTCGAACATCGCGACCGATATCGGCTCGTGCGTGCGCATGCTGCGATCGAACTCGCGCACGAGCACCTCGTGGATGTGACGGTGATTGTAGAGCCCCGTCAGCCCGTCGCTGATGCTCAGGTGCTCCAGCTTCCGGTTGGACGCCTCCAGCTGATCCTGCAGCTTCTTGATCCGCAGCATCGAGCGGACCCTCGCCTCGAGCTCCGGGAAGTTGATCGGCTTGGTCAGGTAGTCATCCGCCCCCGCGTCGAGGCCCGTCACTTTGTCCCGCGTGGAGTCGCGTGCGGTGACGAGGATGATGGGCACGTAGGGGACCTGTTCGTCGGCGCGGATGCGGCGGGCCACCTCGTAGCCGTCTATCCCCGGCAGCATCACGTCCAGCAGCACCAGGTCGGGCGTGTCCTTCCTGAACTGGGCGAGCGCGCCGTCGCCCGTGGCGACGGTGTCGACCCGGTAGCCCAGGAACTCCAGCCGCGTCGAGACGATGTCCAGGTTGTCCAGATTATCGTCCACGAGCAGGATGTGCCCCTGGAGTGCTTCATCCATGCCGCTGGACCGCTCGGTCATTCGAATCTCGGGTTCGGGCCCTGGTGGCGGTCACGCCGTTGACGGTGCAGAATGGCAGACGCTCGCGAGCCGTGGCAAGGAGGTCGGCTCGCCGAGTCCGTGGCCCCCACAACCTGTGCGGCTATGCGGTACGAAGAAGAGCCTCGAGCGTTCAATCTGCTGGCCGGGCTGGCCCTCGGGCTGGCCTTCGGCGCCAGCGTGGCGCTGCTGCTGTCGCTGGACCTGACCCATCCTCGCGGTGGAACTCGGCGCGGCGCCTCCCCGGCGGTTCGCCGACCTCTGTGACCCTGACGCCCTACGAGCTCATCCGTCGCAAGCGCGACGGAGAACACCTGGCGTCCGCGGAGCTGGCGGAGTTCCTGGACCGATACGCCCAGGACCGCGTGCCCGACTACCAGATGGCGGCGTTCCTCATGGCCGTCTACGTGCACGGGCTGAGCGGCATAGAGCTGGACGCCATGGTCCAGGCCACCCTCGACTCCGGCACCGTTCTCGATCTGTCGGACATCCCCGGGCCCAAGGTGGACAAGCACTCGACCGGTGGCGTCGGCGACAAGGTATCGCTCGTCCTCGCGCCGCTCGCCGCCAGCCTCGGCCTGCGGGTGCCGATGATGAGCGGCCGGGGGCTCGGCCACACCGGCGGCACGTTGGACAAGCTGGAGAGCATCCCGGGCTTCCGCACCGACCTGTCGATCGAGCGCATGCGCTCCCAGCTCGCCACCATCGGCTGCGCGCTGATAGGCCCCAGCCAGGATCTCGCGCCGCTGGACGGACGCCTCTACGCGCTGCGCAACGCCACCGCCACGGTGGCGTCGATCCCGCTGATCGCCGCGAGCATCATGAGCAAGAAGATCGCGGAGGGGGCCGAGGGGCTCGTCCTGAACCTGACGCGCGGGGAAGGGGGCTTCATCCCCGATCTGGCG
The Gemmatimonadota bacterium genome window above contains:
- the ligA gene encoding NAD-dependent DNA ligase LigA, with the protein product MTEASAARIAALVGRADPADPGARAAALRKVLNQASREYYLADAPTLTDAEYDLLYRELADIEERHPEIRTSDSPTVRVGAEPVSGLTKVRHLNPMLSLANAFDEADLLAWQESNERIAAEAGTGPYVAEMKIDGAAVALLYEDGELVRGATRGNGRTGEDVTHNLRTVRDVPLELANLPSSLPRRFEVRGEVYIPTAEFDALNAYREERGEPVLANPRNAAAGSLRQLDPRLTAGRPLRFYSFQLAPDPAETEAPPRASQWETLELLVSLGFPVNPDRRRCKTLAAALSFARDVEERRGELGYGVDGVVIKLDERALWEEVGVRGEREPRWAIAYKFAPETAVTRLEKIDINVGRTGTLNPFARLAPVQVGGVTVKLATLHNFDEIARKDFRAGDFVVIKRAGEVIPQVVEALVDRRSGKEEPFVIPDRCPFCDTPVEAPEDEVAVYCPNVACPERIFWTLVHYGSRGALDIRGLGERTVRQLLAERLVSDPADLYALSAAQLAGLEGFADVSARNLVDAIAASRELPLSRQLVALGIRHVGTSAARILAKRFETVDALMDADRETLAGIFGIGDVMAEAIVDYFERPDNRARIERLRAFGVNLTEPVDRSAHRPFEGMTFVITGTLPSLSRAEAKQFVEARGGRVSGSVSGRTDVLVAGENAGSKLERARSLGVSEWSEERLRREGDAATTPDENG
- a CDS encoding diguanylate cyclase, whose product is MTERSSGMDEALQGHILLVDDNLDNLDIVSTRLEFLGYRVDTVATGDGALAQFRKDTPDLVLLDVMLPGIDGYEVARRIRADEQVPYVPIILVTARDSTRDKVTGLDAGADDYLTKPINFPELEARVRSMLRIKKLQDQLEASNRKLEHLSISDGLTGLYNHRHIHEVLVREFDRSMRTHEPISVAMFDLDRFKSVNDRYGHQAGDSVLRAVSDILRETAREVDVLGRYGGEEFIAVLPGTELHDAAVFAERVRAAVAGATFPLDGQPSISMTISGGIASWPARNVTDARTLIEAADRALYAAKEGGRDRIVRASEVVGPAPLGA